One genomic segment of Brassica napus cultivar Da-Ae chromosome A3, Da-Ae, whole genome shotgun sequence includes these proteins:
- the LOC106436449 gene encoding uncharacterized protein LOC106436449: protein MGCIGLINLTGTNIYRPVLTRTSNKPYSTRGPSMAAIRAESVATEILGIFVEKNPPESKLTQLGVRSWPKWGCPPSKFPWTYDAKETCFLLEGKVKVYPDGSDEGVEIEAGDFVVFPKGMSCTWDVSVAVDKHYQFE, encoded by the exons ATGGGCTGCATAGGTCTTATCAATTTAACAGGTACCAATATTTATCGGCCTGTGCTTACAAGAACATCAAACAAACCCTACAGCACAAGAGGACCATCGATGGCTGCTATTCGAGCTGAGTCAGTTGCTACTGAGATATTAGGAATCTTTGTCGAGAAGAATCCTCCCGAGTCCAAACTCACCCAACTCGGTGTTCGTAGTTGGCCCAA GTGGGGTTGTCCTCCAAGCAAGTTTCCATGGACTTACGATGCAAAGGAGACTTGTTTTCTGCTAGAGGGGAAAGTGAAAGTGTACCCTGATGGGTCCGATGAAGGCGTAGAGATTGAAGCAGGCGACTTTGTTGTTTTCCCTAAAGGGATGAGTTGCACTTGGGATGTATCCGTTGCTGTTGATAAGCACTACCAATTCGAGTGA